GGCCCCCAAAGATTATCGGTTAGTCCGTATTCATAGGGTATAACCTGTGCTGATCATAATGCAGCTGCTTCTGCGGACGCTTATCACACCCTGCAACTTCACTTTCCGCCCCACATTCTTGTGGTGATTCTTGCGGTCGCACGAGGCAAAAATGCACGCATCCATGTCCGTTGCCATGTCATCCTGGTCCATGCCCTCCTTGCAATATCGCTCTTATTGTACCGTGCCCTTCTCACAGCATTCCAATCACTGTCAAATGCTCTTCCGCCACATCAAATAACGCTGCATTATCTCCTGTCTGCGACGATATTTGTGGCAAGCCCCTTGGATGTGGTCATAAGGATCACCTTTGCCAAGAACTTTGCCACTATGGGCCTTGTCAACCATGTATGCAGAGGGAGGTCGTGAAGTGTTACTGTGGTGAAGACGAAAAAGAGGTAGACTGTGGATGGAATAGATCACAGGGGAAGCTTTGCGCGCGGTTGATAGATGAAGGAATAGAAGAGACATGGGAAGGGAGATTCAATTGTGGGAAGCCATGTGAGCAACTGTATGATTGTGGAATTCACATGTGTCACGAGGCGAGCCAGTCTTCTCATTTGTTCACGCTCTGAGCTAACTTGATGATAGGTTTGTCACCCGCACGCAGTTACACCTTATCCTTGCCCTCTCTCTCCAGCAATCGTGACCCACTGTCCCTGCGGCGCTACTCCTCTCTCACTACTTCCTGGGTTCCCTCGACCAGACTGTCTGGCGCCCATTCCGACATGTACGAAGCGATGTCCCAAGACCCGACCATGTGGCCACCCCTGTCCCAAGAATTGTCACTCTGGTGAATGCCCACCATGCCACGAAGAGATTGTTAAGTCGTGTCGATGTGGGCAAAGTCAACTTTTGGTGCCTTGTGACGTCTTGAGAGAAAGGATGACAAATGGACTCGGTGATGTTACTTGTGAAAGGGTCTGTAAAGCGTTGCGAAAGTAAGTTGATTCATTGTCATTGATCATGCAGAGCTTTTATTGACTCTCGCTTGAAGCTGTGGTCGTCACGAATGTGGTCGATTATGTTGTCCCCTTTGGGAGCAAGTCAAGTTCCGAAATAAAAAACAGCGTAACGAAGATAACGACATATACCCTGATGATGATCTGCACAAATGCCACCTTATATGTGGCAAGACTTTGAGCTGTGGTCGACACACCTGTCCCAAGCCTGATCATAAGGGTCCTTGTGGCCGATGTCTCCAAGCTTCCTACAATGAGGTATGTGATCATTTGGAAATATAAGAAACCGACTGACTTTCTTTCTAGCTGATCTGCCATTGCGGTCGAACAGTCGTCTATCCTCCTGTTGCATGTGGCACCAAGATCAACTGTGCTTTCCCTTGTGCTCGACCTGCATCTGCATGTGGTCACCCAAAAATACCTCATCAATGTcacgaagaggaggaatgCCCACCTTGCCCTTACCTGACCATTAAACAATGTGCATGTGGTAAGGATCCTGCCGTCAAGAATGTACGATGTTCCCAGGACCGCGTTTCATGTGGCCAACCTTGCGGTGAACTTCTCTCTTGTGGCTTTCATAAATGCCAGAAGTTGTGTCATCGACCTGGAGAGTGCGATTCTTGTAATCAAGTTTGTGGCAAGCCCAAATCAATTTGCAAACACTCTTGTACAGCGGCGTGCCATGCACCAGCGAAATGCCCGGAGAATGATCCGTGTCAAGCTATTGTTACCCAGACTTGTGCTTGTGGCCATCTCCAAAGCCGTACTTCATGTGGCGCATCGAATTCCCACCCGAAGAGCCGAGAACTCGATCAGCTCAAGTGCAATTCGGAATGTTCGGTGCGTCAACGTAACGCGCGATTGGCCGATGCTTTGGGTATAAAACCGGGGGAGAGGAATCAGGAGGTTTATGAGGATGAGCTGAAAACCTTTGCGGTTGGAAACCATAAATTTGTCAAAATGGTGGAGACCACTTTCGAAGAATTTTTCAAGGGACCAAGACAGATGATGATTCTTCCTCACAGTGAGTTAACCTTTTACCACCCTTTAATTTTGTTGCTGACATTTATATTTTAGTGCCAGCAGCCAAGAGGACATTCGTCATGGCTCTTGCAGATCATTACCGTCTGACTCGCGAGCTAATCGATCAGGAGCCCAATCGATCTGTTCAAATTCGCCGCCGTATCGACACACGTATCCCAAAACCTCTTCTCAGCAGCGCTGTTCAACCACCTGCTTCACAGCCTCGCTTGGTGACGACCATGGCCAGCGCGTGGGGAAGAGCGTCAGGCTCAACTGCGGCTAGTGTCGTGGCCGGGGGAGTGTCGGCAGTCAAATCTCCTATGTCTATTCTGGCATCAAATATGATGGCAGGTTCCTCGACTGTTTCATCGTCGGCCAGGCCGTCAAGAACCGCAACCCCTGTTTTCGCACCTGTACCAGCCCCAGTGATTACTCAAAAGTCTCCGGAAGCACGCAAAAAACAAGAAATGACCTATCAGAACGATGACCAACAGCAGTCTAAGGATGATGGTACTGATGACTGGGACGTGGACGTCTGATCTTGGATAGATGTTTGTGAAACAACCATGGCATTGAATAAAATTCCATTACCATTATGAATGCATACGTAGATTGTATAATAAGTACGGTAAACGTGTGCATGGGATTTCAGTGAAAGGGTATCGAAATGATTAAGACGATCACAATAACTATAGCTATAGTAAAGCTCTATAGGGTCTGTGGAGATAGATTTTTGTCTTCCACAAAACTTTGTCCCCTTAAGAACTATACGTGCGTAGCCTTACCTTGGCCGATGTCAAATAGTCATTTGCACGGCTTTATGGTATGATGTAGTACATGTTACCGTCTATTGCCTTCAGAAGTATTGACCCACTAGAAATAGAATGCAGTTTCGCGATGAACGGCCGATTTTAGAAATTTCATTACTGGAACCTTAAGTCAAGTCCTACACAGAAAACGACTAGAAATTCGTAGTCAATGAATTATACATGTCATTCTAATCACGTCGTCTTGTAGCTCCAAACCTCGTCTACATCAGACAAGAGACATCATCAGCTCAGTCCATGGGAAACATCATATATAAGAGAATAGGACGcgggaggaaggaaaaagaacGTACAAGCGCTACTTCTCGAATGGTATACTGCTTTAACAAACTCTTGAGATCATTCTTCCTTGGATCAAGGGTGCCGTCCGCTAACTTCATGCTaggagggaagaaagaaagaggaggtATGGTTATGTAAACTGCGATGACGTTCTATTTGTTTTTAAAGCGGTGGGATCAGCTTTTTTAAAATATGCAATGGGAACGACATGGGAAGATATGAATGACGGATGGGAAAGACAAGACGTTAAAACAGAGAAACATACTTTTTGTACGAGCGCGTTCACCCTGATGATGGTGTTCATCCACTTCCAACTCATCCGTTCTTCATACCAATCCTCCCCTCCATACGGCGAGACCACTTGGTCTTGTGGATCAGCATATACTGGGATGATAACGCATGCAAAGCTAAATCACAGATATATGCGATTACCCCAAAAGGTATACCGATCAGAATTAATCAGCCTTCAACCTCTTTTATCTGTAAGACTATGGGACAACTCACGCAGAATGGGAAAACACCGGTCCTCGGCGGTACAAAAGCCAATCTACGCAAAACTTGATGCCGTCTTTCACAACCCAGCCCAGACTTCTGAAATGGTGGTACACCGCATAACTAACTAGCGCAGGGTTATCCGGCAACAACACTCCTTTACTCTCAGACATAGACAATCGGGTAGAAAGAGGTGAAGACGGTGAGGGGCTAGGAAGGAGTAATTTCAACAGCTCGCCCGAATCCGCAGAGTTCGAGGTGGGGGTGAGGTATATGCCAGTGGAAGGGTCGTACACATGAAGCACCCCGATGGCgagggaaaggaagagagattCTTCAATAGAAAGTTGGAGATGTTCCATCTCTTCAACAAGAGATTCGTCAAATAGGTCCTCATCGGCTTCAATGTCTGCGTGGGCGGGGGTTTGAGTGGGTTGCTCGGCTGCGGGTGCACTAGTAGGGGCGGGAGTGGTCATAGCTGTATCAGTATTGCCCTGAGCCTGAGATTGAGGGGGTCGTCGGCGAAAAGCATTCCTCCCTCTATTCCGATTCGCATCTGGTCTTGTCGGTCGAACAAGGAACGTCTGTGGTGTCAAGTTAAGCGGATCAATCTCCATTTGACTCTGGCTGGTCAATGTGTCTCCCCCGGCTGGTATTTGTGATTGTGTTTCCACCTCCCTCCCCAAGCCGACCTCAATATCAGGAGTGACCACGAGCGAGACGTCTGCTTCGTCGCCTTCTCCTTCGCCTTCACCGTCTTGCTCTACATCGTCTCCGTCGTTATCGGCAGTTTGAAGTTGAGACTGGTTTTGGGACTCGGGTTGAGATTTTGCAGCGGCTACGATGGCTTCTGCCTTTTTCGCCGCATCGAACATTGCTTGCGCTCTATCAATCTTGAATTGCTTTCGCTCTAATCGTCTCTTCTCGCGCATCTGTTCTGCCGCTAGAGCTGCATATTGAACATGCCAAAGGAAATAATCTTTGTCAGTTTCTGTTCCTCTCCTCCGATACAATTTAATCTATACGAAGAATCAAATAGAAAATGGACAGAACTCACTATCACCACCTTTTAATAGCCCAACCCTCCTCGCTCGCCAACTCGGCTCACTCCTACTCAGACTACCTTTTCCAAAGAAACCTTTTTGAAAAGCCAAATCCATCATTCGAGGGTCTGTTATCCAGATGCTTCCTGTAATAGGATCATATTCGCCTGTGATATGCTGAATCTCAAATCTAGCAGAGGAAAGGGACGGAAGGAAAGATGTGAGAATGGATTTGGAAGATGtagaagaggaggaagaggaagaggggaaaAGGATGGGCAGAGGCGTGCCATATTTACGGTTATTCGCTGCGTATCGGGCCCTTGGCGGGAGCTTCGATTGTGGTTGCTGCTGGGCCATGACGTGCACGAAAATGAAGTGAATGTATTCCAAAAGGACAACCACCAACGAACGAACTTTTGCGGCAAAGAGTGGACCTGAGCAGGGTCATCAGGGACAAGCCCCCTTAGACTAAATGACGAAAGTTACGTAACCATCAAACCAAACATTATTCTTCTGATGATATTTATAGGTTTGTCCGGCGGAGCTTCCGGTTAAATCCGATTCTCATCGCCGACGCGCAACGCCATCGGCACCCCGGGTGAAACATAAACAGAAAGCGCACGCAAACGTCCCAATTCACAGGTCAATCTGCACGTGCACGATCACAGAATCGGTATGTATCCCGCAAATAAATGCATATTTGTACTTTCATCCCTTCTGAATCCCTTAAGCGTTGAAAACAATGGAAGCGCCGACCTTGTGGGCGGCCTGACCAGCGGTGGGCTCGTTAAGACGGGTGGTGTCGATGGCAAGACCAGCGGAGGCCTTAACGCCAGGTCGGAGAGCCTGAGTGTAACCGAGTGAGAGGACACCGGCGTTGTTGATCTTGGCCTTGACAAAGGCAGCGTTGTCCTAGAAATAGAAAATTAGTGAAA
This DNA window, taken from Cryptococcus gattii WM276 chromosome C, complete sequence, encodes the following:
- a CDS encoding tRNA-intron endonuclease, putative (Similar to TIGR gene model, INSD accession AAW42495.1), with the protein product MAQQQPQSKLPPRARYAANNRKYGTPLPILFPSSSSSSSTSSKSILTSFLPSLSSARFEIQHITGEYDPITGSIWITDPRMMDLAFQKGFFGKGSLSRSEPSWRARRVGLLKGGDTLAAEQMREKRRLERKQFKIDRAQAMFDAAKKAEAIVAAAKSQPESQNQSQLQTADNDGDDVEQDGEGEGEGDEADVSLVVTPDIEVGLGREVETQSQIPAGGDTLTSQSQMEIDPLNLTPQTFLVRPTRPDANRNRGRNAFRRRPPQSQAQGNTDTAMTTPAPTSAPAAEQPTQTPAHADIEADEDLFDESLVEEMEHLQLSIEESLFLSLAIGVLHVYDPSTGIYLTPTSNSADSGELLKLLLPSPSPSSPLSTRLSMSESKGVLLPDNPALVSYAVYHHFRSLGWVVKDGIKFCVDWLLYRRGPVFSHSAFACVIIPVYADPQDQVVSPYGGEDWYEERMSWKWMNTIIRVNALVQKNVIAVYITIPPLSFFPPSMKLADGTLDPRKNDLKSLLKQYTIREVALTRFGATRRRD
- a CDS encoding Transcriptional repressor NF-X1 (Nuclear transcription factor, X box-binding, 1) (Similar to SGTC gene model, INSD accession EAL21997.1); translation: MSESSTTPHQLHFHASITAPAAATAHTTQAGPMPGDGAFLLNQKSHNRQKSRHSRRNGGQCWRDKGKGREIVVNGTAVKGEKSESSGDGLVPAASSSATNSQCSGGRSSGPEKGKHVNRNTGKFNAQQLSKDISDDSKTTELQNGKGGEMPGLSKLRIDYSINPWVGEDEASRSAQSSQSGSRRPNVPPSLSNMPLPGGPVARMHSRQNQRFNMPPPVVRVNGMSGQASGQANHNGMNSNFRSLANVDGMQKHEVCVTNESVTPTSSRGKGRTPNFRPPPHSQSRTRAAPSIEMQRTLKAVKIPQLQQTAPMDPSAPTFIPGAALLTSELDENPLPSREEIVAEGCKEKKSRKKPPKKERSDNSAQQTGSASVSRRRAFEQSTKLTSMNPKDGRTLKPGKLDGPAEGVVRAEQKQRKKAAQESDDLVGRLTKGLRSRPFVECPICFNSITPSQAIWCCLPPDRPPEANSAILVPNPITGSTSASSHYSACYTPFHLECIKDWAERSLQEEVGKVRDGLKEPEEVVWRCPGCQKRRSEAPKDYRCFCGRLSHPATSLSAPHSCGDSCGRTRQKCTHPCPLPCHPGPCPPCNIALIVPCPSHSIPITVKCSSATSNNAALSPVCDDICGKPLGCGHKDHLCQELCHYGPCQPCMQREVVKCYCGEDEKEVDCGWNRSQGKLCARLIDEGIEETWEGRFNCGKPCEQLYDCGIHMCHEVCHPHAVTPYPCPLSPAIVTHCPCGATPLSLLPGFPRPDCLAPIPTCTKRCPKTRPCGHPCPKNCHSGECPPCHEEIVKSCRCGQSQLLVPCDVLRERMTNGLGDVTCERVCKALRNCGRHECGRLCCPLWEQVKFRNKKQRNEDNDIYPDDDLHKCHLICGKTLSCGRHTCPKPDHKGPCGRCLQASYNELICHCGRTVVYPPVACGTKINCAFPCARPASACGHPKIPHQCHEEEECPPCPYLTIKQCACGKDPAVKNVRCSQDRVSCGQPCGELLSCGFHKCQKLCHRPGECDSCNQVCGKPKSICKHSCTAACHAPAKCPENDPCQAIVTQTCACGHLQSRTSCGASNSHPKSRELDQLKCNSECSEVYEDELKTFAVGNHKFVKMVETTFEEFFKGPRQMMILPHMPAAKRTFVMALADHYRLTRELIDQEPNRSVQIRRRIDTRIPKPLLSSAVQPPASQPRLVTTMASAWGRASGSTAASVVAGGVSAVKSPMSILASNMMAGSSTVSSSARPSRTATPVFAPVPAPVITQKSPEARKKQEMTYQNDDQQQSKDDGTDDWDVDV